One window of the Eucalyptus grandis isolate ANBG69807.140 chromosome 6, ASM1654582v1, whole genome shotgun sequence genome contains the following:
- the LOC104449955 gene encoding inorganic pyrophosphatase 2, with protein sequence MADIMVVFDFDKTIMDWECDDWIVHEFGLIDLVNELLPTTPWNSLMDKMMGQLHSRGKTIADIADVLKRATMHPRIVPAIKSIHALGCELRILSDANLFYIETILNHLGIRECFSQITTNPSFVDEEKGRLRILPFHDFRSSPHGCGLCPPNLCKGAVIERVQASVSAEGKKKRFIYVGDGVGDYCPSLKLSEGDFMMPRKDYPAWDLICQNPALLKAEIHEWTDGEELERVVLRLIDAIITEEEIKSGRSISSDREMQNIADHRCACP encoded by the exons ATGGCTGATATCATGGTGGTATTCGACTTCGACAAGACGATCATGGACTGGGAGTGCGACGATTGGATTGTCCATGAGTTCGGATTGATCGATTTGGTCAACGAGCTTCTTCCTACCACGCCCTGGAATTCTCTCATG GACAAGATGATGGGACAGCTTCATTCGAGAGGAAAAACAATCGCAGACATTGCAGACGTACTGAAAAGAGCTACCATGCATCCCAGGATCGTTCCCGCCATCAAATCAATTCATGCTTTGGG GTGCGAGTTACGGATTTTAAGCGATGCCAATCTCTTCTACATCGAGACCATCCTGAACCATCTGGGCATACGGGAGTGTTTCTCCCAGATCACCACCAACCCGAGCTTTGTCGACGAGGAAAAAGGGAGGCTCAGGATTTTGCCTTTTCATGACTTCAGGTCCTCTCCTCATGGATGTGGTCTCTGCCCTCCAAACTTGTGCAAG GGAGCGGTGATCGAAAGGGTACAGGCCTCTGTATCTGCGGAGGGCAAGAAGAAGAGGTTCATCTACGTGGGAGACGGGGTCGGCGACTACTGCCCGAGCCTGAAGCTCTCGGAGGGCGACTTCATGATGCCGAGGAAGGACTACCCCGCCTGGGACTTGATCTGCCAGAACCCCGCGCTGCTGAAGGCGGAGATTCACGAGTGGACCGACGGCGAAGAGCTGGAGCGAGTCGTGCTTCGGTTGATCGACGCGATAATCACTGAAGAGGAGATCAAATCTGGCCGGTCGATTTCATCGGACCGTGAGATGCAGAACATTGCAGACCATCGCTGTGCCTGCCCTTGA